atctAAACATATTCTTCCCAACTTGTCTACATTAGGATGATAAATTTTGGTCATGAAATGTACTTTAGGAGCTGCCACTGGGTATTCTTCTGGAAGGAATAGTTCGAGTTTAAAAGTCCCTCCCTCAAAGGGGGAATTTTGGGGGCCAGCAATAACCACATGAAAATAACGGGAGTTGCTCTCATCTGGTTCTGCTTTAATGCCAGGAACTGGTTCCGCCAGCAAACGCTGGGTTTCCTTAATAATCTTGTGTGGGAGCCCGGCCATCTTGTCAGATCTGGAGTTCGGCCTCTGGTCTGGTCTCAGGCTCCGCTCACCTCACcagcttttcagttttttttttgtttttttttttgtagagacagagtctcactttatggccctcggtagagtgccgtggcctcacacagctcacagcaacctccaactcctgggcttaagcgattctcttgcctcagcctcccgagtagctgggactacaggcgcccgccacaacgcccagctattttttttagttgcagtttggctggggccaggctcgaacccgccaccctcggtatatggggccggtgctctaccgactgagccacaggcgccgcccccaagggttttttttttcttcttgattttctttccccaCAATGCTAGTTGGCTGTCTCATAGCA
This region of Nycticebus coucang isolate mNycCou1 chromosome 2, mNycCou1.pri, whole genome shotgun sequence genomic DNA includes:
- the LOC128597181 gene encoding ubiquitin-conjugating enzyme E2 N-like, which codes for MAGLPHKIIKETQRLLAEPVPGIKAEPDESNSRYFHVVIAGPQNSPFEGGTFKLELFLPEEYPVAAPKVHFMTKIYHPNVDKLGRICLDILKDKWSPALQICTVLLSIQALLSAPNPDDPLANDVAEQWKTNENEAQAIETARAWTRLYAMDNI